The Deltaproteobacteria bacterium genome contains a region encoding:
- a CDS encoding MaoC family dehydratase: MALDFDKSILGKVFDETAFPPITKEEILEFAAALGETNPLYTDETVARQGHHKELVAPPTFVTKLRPNKFSPENLPKFGKVGFDGGRDLEVFAQVRPGDSLTMLSTIHEIYEKTGRTGSMYFIVIRNEVKNQKNEKVAVIDHRIMQR, translated from the coding sequence ATGGCTCTCGACTTTGATAAATCTATTCTGGGTAAAGTCTTCGACGAAACTGCGTTTCCTCCGATTACGAAGGAAGAGATTCTCGAATTTGCCGCTGCCCTTGGGGAAACCAATCCACTCTATACGGATGAAACTGTCGCTCGTCAGGGGCATCACAAAGAGTTAGTTGCTCCTCCGACCTTTGTCACGAAACTCCGCCCCAATAAATTCTCCCCTGAGAACCTGCCGAAGTTCGGCAAAGTTGGATTTGATGGGGGGCGCGATCTCGAAGTATTCGCGCAGGTTCGTCCGGGAGACTCGCTCACCATGTTGAGCACCATTCATGAGATCTACGAAAAGACTGGCCGTACGGGCTCGATGTATTTCATTGTCATTCGCAACGAAGTCAAGAATCAAAAGAACGAGAAGGTTGCGGTCATTGATCATAGGATTATGCAACGATGA